CCGGGCACGAGATCGAGACCGAGAGAGCGGTAATAGGCCTCGGTCGCCTTCGCCGGCGCCACACCCTGGCCGCACAGCACCTTGGTCTTGCCCGACTTCGCGTCATGCACGATCGCCGGCACCTCGCCGCCGGGCCCATTCAGATGTGGCTCGACGATCTGGAGGGCAAACGCGGTCGCCACCGCGGCATCGAAGGCGTTGCCGCCCTTCTCCAGGATCGCCATGCCGGCGGCGCTGGCGAGCCAATGAGTCGAGGCAACCATGCCGAAGGTGCCGAGGAGTTCCGGTCGGGTGGTGAACATGGGTCTCTCTGGAAGGGTACGGTGAGCCGCGAGATCGAGGCGGATGCGCCCAGAGTAGTGCCGAAGCGCGGAGGCCTGCAACTCGCGCCAGCCTCAGCGGCGCCATCGGAGATGGTTGCATCGAGGGGGTCGATGGCTATTTTGGTCCGGAATGGAGGCAATTTGGAGCCGACGGTGCCGATCAACCTGTCCATCAAGAATGTTCCTGGCGACATCGTCGCGCGGCTCCGGCAGCGCGCCGCCCGTCACCACCGCTCGCTCCAGGGAGAGCTCATGGCGATCATCGAGGAGGCGGTGCGCGCGCCGCAGCTCTCGACGCCCGATCAAGTCCTGGCGGAAGTCCGCCGGATCGGCCTGCGGACGCCGGTCGCGTCCGTCCGCATGATCCGCGCCGATCGCGATGGCCGTTGAGGTCGCCGTCGCCGCGGCCTTTCGTCATGTGGTCCATCATCGGATCTTTCCTCCGGAGTCTCTGATGGAAATGCTCACCTCGTGGTTTGGTTCATCTGCTCCTGACGCAATCGAATCTCTTGCGGCCAGCTATTCTTGATGAAGGCGAGGACCGCCCAGATCTGCCGGTCGGAGAGTGTCGGTCCGAAGGCCGGCATGTCGCTCTCGTAGCCGGGCACCACGGCCGACAATCCGTCCTTGGTGATCGTGAACAGTTGGCGATCCGGGTGGTGCCAGGTGTGACCGTCTGCGTCGTGCGGCGGCGCCGGCAGGCGGCCATTGGCCAAGCGCTCGCGCCAGTTCGGTTGCCCTTCGAGGTCCTTGCCGTGGCAGCTTGCGCAGTGCACGGCGTAGACCGCGCGTCCTTCGGCGACGAGGCGCGGGTCGTCGGCATTGGCAGCACTCTGGCCTCGCCACTGTAGCCAGACCGCGACGGTCCCCGCGGCCGCTGCAACCGCCGCGGCGCTGAGACCATAGGCGAGCATTTTCTTGGCGGGACCCACGAAGCGATCAGCATTCATGCTTGATCGCCGCGGTGATCTCGCCGGGATCGGCGAAGATCACTGACGCCCGATCGCCCATCATCCCGGCGCCGACGATGGCGGGAACGCGGCGAAATCGATTGGGTCGCTGATCTCCGGGCCGGATCATCCGATGCTCGCGAATCCCGGAATCGTTTCGAGCAGCCAATAGGCGAAGGTCGACATGGTGCCGGTGATCATGGCTATTCCCATGACCACCATGACCCCGCCGGCCAGCACCTGCAGAGACCGGCCGAGGCGGCGGAGCGGGCGAAGACGCGTCGCGACCGTATCGGTGCACGCCGCCGCGACGAGGAAGGGCAGGCCTAGGCCGAGCGAGTAGATCGCAAGCAGGATAATGCCTTGCTGCACCGTTGCGGTGGTGGCGCTCACGGTCAGAATCGCCCCCAGCACCGGCCCGATGCAGGGCGTCCAGCCGAAGGCGAAGGCGAGGCCGAGGACGAAGGCGGCGATCGGCGTGCCGCCACCCAGGTTTTCGCCGAGGCGCCATTCGCGCTGCAGCCATTGGAGCCGGAGCGCTCCGGTCATAGCGATGCCGAACAGAATGACGATGACCCCGCCGATGAGGTTCGTTTCGTAGCGATGCCGCAGCAGCAGGTGGCCGATCGCGGTGGCGCTGGCTCCGAACAGGACGAACACGGTCGAGAAGCCGAGAACGAAACAGAGGCTGAGGCCGAGAACCGGCAGCCTCGATCGGGTTCGCTCTTCTGGCGAGGGTCCGCTCAACGGTCGCCCGGCAATGAAAGAGAGATAGCCGGGTACGAGCGGGAGGACGCATGGCGACAGAAACGAAACCGTTCCCGCAAAGAACGCCGTCGCCAGACCGACTGCCGAAAGATCGATCAACATGGCAATTCGGAGCACGCGCCTGGGCGGCCGAGGGCTCTGCCAAGCCTCATCTGCCCGAAAGGTGGTTCCGGTAGCGCAGGAGACGCGGCGGCGTGGTGCCCGTCTTGTCGTTCTGCACGTCGCCCTCGACCAGCACCGGCGTGATTGAGAGACGCGGGCCTTTGGGACCGATGCGATAGGTCTCCGGCACGACCCAAACGCTCGACTCATGGAAAGCGCCGACGCCGCATGCGGTGCGGCTCGGCAGTTTCGTGATCGTCAGCAGCAGGTTCTTGGCGGTTTCGTCGTCGCGAGCGATCCGGGCGTCGGCAGCGACGGCGAGGATGTTCTTGGTATTGCCATTGTAGGCCCAGTAGGTGACGCCGGTGTCGTTGTCCCGAGCCAGCCGGAACAGGAAGTCGCCATTGTCGAGCCGCTGCAGGTTGCTGAGATCGGCGCGTTTGAAGATCTCAAGATTGCCGATCTCCTTTGGGGCCGCGGCGTCGGTCCTGGCCGGCGCGACCGGCTTCTTCTGCGGCAGGTACCGCTCGACCTCCGCCACGATCGCCTCGGGCTCGGTGCCGGAGGGGAGCATGGCGAGGAAGTGTCCGTCCGTGTCCACGAGATACAGCAGGCCTGGATGACCGAAGGTGAACTCGTAGGAACCGGCCGCCGTCGGCGCCATGCGCTCGAACTCCACCTTGTAAGCCTTCGTCACCATGGCGATCTGCTCGGGTGTGCCCGTCAGCCCGAGGAAGCGTGGATGAAGCGGGCCCAGCCAATCGGCCAGGCGCTCCGGGGTATCCCGTTCCGGATCGATGGTGATGAAGAGCGGCTGCACGCCCGCCGCCCGGCTGCCCAGCAGATCCATCGCGGCCGCGATGTTCTGGGCGTCGAGAGGGCAGATGTCGGGGCAGTTCGTGTAGCCGAAATAGATCAGCATGAGCCTGCCGCGGAATTGGGCGTCCGACACCGTCCGGCCGTTATGGTCGAGAAGGGTGAAGGGTCCGCCGATCTCTCCCGCGGCGTCCGCCGCGGAGGATTTCGTCGCGGGATTGTGAGCGACGGCAGCCGAGGCGAGTGCGGCCGTGAGGACAGCAGTGCCGAGCATGGCAAGGGCGCGGCGGAGGCCGGTCATGGGCTTGAGCATCGGGAGTCCTCCATGAAGGATTGCTCTATAGGAGTTCGGCCGATGAGGCCGAGAGGTTACACGTCGCGAGGCCAGCGGATCCATGAACCGGTCCGCCGATCCGGCGCACGACCTTCGTTTCCTCGCGTTCAATGGTCGTCATTGGAGAGCGCGTTGACGTAGAGGATCAAATTGGTCTCGCCGAAGTCGAGGCCATGGAAGCGCGCCCTGAGATTGCCGCTCTTGTCGATCACGTGGGTCACCGCGCCGTGCATCAGCATGCCGTCTTCTCCCGGCGTGAACTCCAGCCCGTAGCGCTTGGCGATCCCTCGCGTCGCCGCAGGCTTGTCGGCCCCGCTGGTGAGGAAGACCCAGTTCGCCGGTTCGAGCCCGTGCGCCGGTCCGTAAGCCTTGAGCGCGTCGGGCGTGTCCCGCGCCGGATCGGTGGTGACGGTCATGAACTCGACGATGTCGCGCATCGGCGTCCGGTTCACCTTGGTCTGGATCGAGGCCAGCTTCTCGCTCTGCAGCGGGCAGATATCCGGGCAGTTCGTGTAGATGAACCACAGGACCACCACCTTGCGGCGGTAGTCGGAGAGGCTGACGGCGCGGCCGCCGGCGTCCGTGAGCGTGAAGCCGGCTGCCGGGCGGTTCACGAATTCGACGAAGGGCTCGCGCTTGAAGAGCTGGTCCTCGAGCTCCTTCAGCGAGTGGGCCGAAGCCGGCTGCAAGGCGAGCCAGAGGATCGGCGGGACCAGGAGGCCGAGCGGTCGCAGGGTCACGAGGACGCCTGGCACCTTAGGTCCTTACCTTGGAAATCAGCGGCTCGGAGGTTCGAGGTGCGGACCTGTCGCCGCCGACCGCCGGCTCCAAGGGGATCTCCTCGAAGGTCCCCTCGATGGTGATCGGCTCCGGCCGCGCGGCCGATGCAAGCGGGCCGATCGGCGGGTTCACGACTGAGCTCGTCTCCGGCATGCTCGGCGCCTGGCCCGCTTGGGTCGAGCACGACTTGCCGCCCATGCTCTGCATGCAGATGCCGAGCGCGCACATGGCGAGGCAGGGGAGCACCGACAGCAGGATCGGGGCGACGCCGATGGCGGCGAGCCAGCCCCAGCCGAGCGATAGGCCGACCGTCGAGAGGACGATGGCGGCCACGATCAGTCCGCGCCGGCCGGTGAGCCAGGTGCGAGCCACGGCAAACACGTCTTGGCCGATTGTAGGATTGACGGATCTCATGGAGTCTTTTCCTTCGAATTCGAGGTTGCGGGGGCAGCGATGGCGCGGGCGATCAGCGCGACGATTTCGGCGCTGTCCCATTCCGACTGGCCGATGAGACGTCCGAGCTCGGTGCCGTCGCGGCCGATGAGCAGCGACGTCGGCAACCCGTAGACGCCGAGATCCCGCGCCGCCTTGCCCGAGCTGTCGAGATAGAGGGCAAGCTTGACGATGCCGATCTCCGCATAGAACCGGCGCACCGGGTCCATGCCGGCGCGGTCGATGGAGAGTGCCACCACCTCGAAATCCGGCCCGCCGAGCTTCGTCTGCAGCCGGTCGAGCGTCGGCATCTCCTGGCGGCAGGGGACGCACCAGGTGGCCCATAGGTTCAGGAGGACCACCTTGCCCCGGAAGTCCTCGAGGCCGAGGCCGTGTCCCTCGCCATCGGTGAAGCGAATGGCCGGGACCGGCTGTGGGATCTCGTGCAGCTGCAAGACGAGGCTCCGTGCCTCAGCCATCCTCGCACCCGTCGACAGCACGAGCGCCAGCATCAGCACGGCGATGGCCGCCCAAGGAGAGGCCAAGAGATCGTTCGGCCGAAGATGGGTCATTGCTGCAGCCTCGCAATGAGCGGCAGGATTTTCTCCCGGAGGTCCCGCGGCGTCAGCGCGCCGATCTGCTTGAAGGCGATGCGCCCGTCCCGGTCGATGACATAGGTCTCGGGCACGCCGTAGACGCCCCAATCGATGGCGACGCGACCGTCGCGGTCGGCTCCGGTCCGGGCATAGGGATCGCCCATGGTGTCGAGCCAGCGCGCGGCGTCGGCCGGCGGATCCTTGTAGTCGATGCCATAGACGGGGACCGGTCCATCATGGGCGAGCCGCATCAGCAGCGGATGCTCCTCACGGCAGGCGACGCACCAGGAGGCGAAGACGTTGACGAGCGAGACCCGGCCCTTGAGATCGTCGCTGGACAATCCGAGAGATCGTCCCTGCACCGGCGGCAGCTTGAATGTCGGCGCCGGCTTGCCGATGAGGGCCGAGGGCAGGTCTTGCGGATTCCCGGTGAGGCCGACAGCGAGCACGACGGCGATCCCGGCGAACGCGACCAGCGGCAGGGCGAGCCAAAGCCGGCTGGAGCCTCGCTCCGTCGCGCCCAAAGACGCATCGACCATCGGCCGGTCTCGATGCAGCTCCGTCGCCACGGTCATTGCGTCCCGAACGCCGGCGCACCCGGCGCGATCTGATAGACCGTGAGCGGGCCGCTCTTGGGACCGTCCATGCCGGGCGTGCCCATGGGCATGCCGGGGAGCGAGATGCCGGTGATCTTCGGGCGTTCACGGAGCAGCCGGTGGATGAGGTCGACGGTCACGTGGCCCTCGACCACATAGCCGTCGATCATCGACAGATGGCAGCCTTCGAGGCTCGTAGGCACGCCGCGCTCCTTGCTGATGAGCGACAGATCCTGGGTGTAGACAACCTTCACCTTGAAGCCGTTTTGCCTGAGATAGGTGGCGTAGTCCTCGCAGCAGGTGCATTGCGGATTTTTGTAGAGCGTCACGTCCTTCGAGCTTGCCGGCGCCGCTGCCGGCGTCGCTTGGGCCAACGCCTGCAGCGGCGCCAGCAATCCCGCCAGCAGCGCTGCGACGATGAGCGTTCTCATGGTTTCTCTCCTTTCAATGTCGTCTCGGATGCGCGCTCAAGCCACGCGGATGACCGTCATCATCCCGCCCTCCTGGTGGTCCGGGATGTGGCAGTGGATCATCCAGTCGCCGGGATTGTCGGCGACGAAGGCGATCTCGGCCTGCTCGCGCGGCGGCACCAGCACGGTGTCGCGCCACTCCCGGTACCGGGTCGGCTTGCCGTTCCGGGTGACCACGCGGAAGGAATGGCCATGCAGATGGACCGGGTGATACCAGGCAGTCTCGTTGCGGATGGCGAGGAGCGCCGTGGCGCCGCGCCGGAGCTTGATCGAGGGCATGAGGTCGTGGGCCATGGCGGCGACACCGTTGATCGACCACATGGCGCTGCCCCGCATCATGCCCATCATGCCGCCCCCCATCATTCCACCCTGGGAGCCGCCGCCCATCATTCCGCCTTCCAGCACGATCTCGTGCCGTTCCGCGGCCGCAAGATCCGGTTCCGGCATGGTGTTCGGCGGGAGGCGCGCAATATCCTCCGCCGTGCGGCGCGGCAGCGGCGTCTCGTCGCTGTACGCAATGGTGACGAGCCGATAGGTGAGGTTGTCATAAAACGGGTCGATGATCGGCAATCGGTCCCTCGGCTTCCCGGTCAAATCCAGGATCAAATCCGTCCGCATCGCGGGGCCGAGCACGACTTGCTCGTCTTCGGGCTCGTGCGGCTCGACCGGCTGTCCGTCATAGGCGATGACAAACGGCCGATGCCCGCGGAACTCCAGAGCGAAGACGCGGGCCGCCGCGGCGTTGATCAGCCTGAGCCGGATCCGCTCGCCGGCACGCACGGTGAAATCCTTCGCGACTTTGCCGTTGACGGTGACGGTGTTGCCGATCCGGCCGGCCATCGCCATCTCCATCCGGTTCTCGAAACCGCCGGCGATGGAGGCGTCGCGCAAGAGACGAAAATCGCCGAGCACCCAGACCACGTCGCGGTCGACCTTCGGCGGCTCCGGCTCCTCGACGATGAGCGGGCCGTAGAGGCCGCGTCCGATCTGCTCGGGGCTGTTGTCGTGCGTGTGGTACCAGTAGGTGCCGGCGTCCGGCAGGTCGAATTCGTAGGTGAAGCTGGCGCCGGGCTGGATCGTGTCCTGGGTCAAACGGGGCACGCCGTCCATGGCGTTGGGCACGCGGATGCCGTGCCAATGAACGGTCGTGCCCTCCTTGAGACGGTTCTCGACGACGGCGCGCAGCCGCTCGCCCTGGCTGAGGCGGATCTCGGGCCCCGGAACGGTGCCGCCATAGCCCCACACCGCGGTCTCGGGATGGGGCGATCCGACGATGGGCACGCGTCCGGGCTTGGCGATGAGGCGCAAGCCGATCGGATCGGCAGCGGCGATCGCCGGGTGCGGCACGGCGGCCGCGAGCGCGACACTACCCGCCGCGATGATGAAATCTCTGCGGCACAGAGCTGGAGTCGTGGTCATCGGTAGTCCTCACGACCTCGCGCACGGCGTATCGGGTCCAGATGCGCGTAGGATGTCGACGCAAGACGACAGGCGCCGTCAGGCGTCTCAGGCGACGAACGAGACCGCGATCCGCCGACAGGCGGATCAGGGTCTTAGGCCCGTGAGGACGCTTTGGGAGGGTGGGGGTCGACCTGGCGCGGGACGCCGAGATCCTGAGGAACGGATTGTGCCGTCCAAATCACCACGCCTTGCCGCTCGACGGCAGCAAGGACGGCCGGAAGAGCGACGAACGACGGACACGTCGCATCGCAACCGGCGACCGCCATGCCGTTGCCCTTGCTGTCCGTTGGGCAACCCGCGCAACCAGACTCGCTGGCATGACCGATGCTGACGACCGTCCCCGTCTTCCCGGATGCATCCTGCATCCCTGCCGCCATGGGTGCTGCAAACGCCAGCGCCGGCCCAAGCACAAGGACCGCGACCAGGGAAATCCGCACGATGCGAGCGAGCAGGGGGAACGTCATCACGCTAACATATAGCGCCGATCGGCCGTAGTGCCAAGACGTGAGAGCGGAACATCGCCGATATGTCGGCGCTCGTGGGTAAATTTCGCAGAATCGTCAATCGGAACGGTGATGACGATCGGACCGCGAAGTCTCACGCCGATCCGGCTTGGCCTGGGGAATCTGCAGATAGGCGCGCTCGATCTGGGTGGGGTCATCGCCACGGCACGCCATGATTTCCAGGGCGCGGAGCAGATGATCGGCTACCCCGAGGTCCCGCTCACGGCATGCCCTGGCGAACGCAGCGGATACGTCGTCGGCCAAGGTGCATCGTCTTGCGGCCATCGTCGTTCTCCAAGGCTGACGACGCGAAACCGATCAGGCTCAGGAGAAGGTCACATTGCCGCAATCATGGCATTGCGGCAAGGCTCGCTAGAGTCCGGAGCCGACCGGCCCGCGCGGGGCAGCGTCTGTGCAGGCTCCATCGACCTCAGCGCGAGAAAAGTGTAGCCTGCCCCCGCTCCCAAACACGAGGAGAAGGTCGATGGAAAAGGTTAGCCGAAGGTCAGCATTGGCGATCGGATTGGCAGCTGCTTCTGCTGCCGTGATGCAGCCCGCCGCTTCGCAAACCACGGACCCGCTCGCCGGCAAG
This sequence is a window from Pseudomonadota bacterium. Protein-coding genes within it:
- a CDS encoding Arc family DNA-binding protein; the encoded protein is MNLSIKNVPGDIVARLRQRAARHHRSLQGELMAIIEEAVRAPQLSTPDQVLAEVRRIGLRTPVASVRMIRADRDGR
- a CDS encoding c-type cytochrome, with translation MLAYGLSAAAVAAAAGTVAVWLQWRGQSAANADDPRLVAEGRAVYAVHCASCHGKDLEGQPNWRERLANGRLPAPPHDADGHTWHHPDRQLFTITKDGLSAVVPGYESDMPAFGPTLSDRQIWAVLAFIKNSWPQEIRLRQEQMNQTTR
- a CDS encoding cytochrome c biogenesis protein CcdA, with protein sequence MIDLSAVGLATAFFAGTVSFLSPCVLPLVPGYLSFIAGRPLSGPSPEERTRSRLPVLGLSLCFVLGFSTVFVLFGASATAIGHLLLRHRYETNLIGGVIVILFGIAMTGALRLQWLQREWRLGENLGGGTPIAAFVLGLAFAFGWTPCIGPVLGAILTVSATTATVQQGIILLAIYSLGLGLPFLVAAACTDTVATRLRPLRRLGRSLQVLAGGVMVVMGIAMITGTMSTFAYWLLETIPGFASIG
- a CDS encoding SCO family protein; the protein is MLKPMTGLRRALAMLGTAVLTAALASAAVAHNPATKSSAADAAGEIGGPFTLLDHNGRTVSDAQFRGRLMLIYFGYTNCPDICPLDAQNIAAAMDLLGSRAAGVQPLFITIDPERDTPERLADWLGPLHPRFLGLTGTPEQIAMVTKAYKVEFERMAPTAAGSYEFTFGHPGLLYLVDTDGHFLAMLPSGTEPEAIVAEVERYLPQKKPVAPARTDAAAPKEIGNLEIFKRADLSNLQRLDNGDFLFRLARDNDTGVTYWAYNGNTKNILAVAADARIARDDETAKNLLLTITKLPSRTACGVGAFHESSVWVVPETYRIGPKGPRLSITPVLVEGDVQNDKTGTTPPRLLRYRNHLSGR
- a CDS encoding SCO family protein; translation: MTLRPLGLLVPPILWLALQPASAHSLKELEDQLFKREPFVEFVNRPAAGFTLTDAGGRAVSLSDYRRKVVVLWFIYTNCPDICPLQSEKLASIQTKVNRTPMRDIVEFMTVTTDPARDTPDALKAYGPAHGLEPANWVFLTSGADKPAATRGIAKRYGLEFTPGEDGMLMHGAVTHVIDKSGNLRARFHGLDFGETNLILYVNALSNDDH
- a CDS encoding TlpA family protein disulfide reductase, with protein sequence MLALVLSTGARMAEARSLVLQLHEIPQPVPAIRFTDGEGHGLGLEDFRGKVVLLNLWATWCVPCRQEMPTLDRLQTKLGGPDFEVVALSIDRAGMDPVRRFYAEIGIVKLALYLDSSGKAARDLGVYGLPTSLLIGRDGTELGRLIGQSEWDSAEIVALIARAIAAPATSNSKEKTP
- a CDS encoding DsbE family thiol:disulfide interchange protein, with the translated sequence MVDASLGATERGSSRLWLALPLVAFAGIAVVLAVGLTGNPQDLPSALIGKPAPTFKLPPVQGRSLGLSSDDLKGRVSLVNVFASWCVACREEHPLLMRLAHDGPVPVYGIDYKDPPADAARWLDTMGDPYARTGADRDGRVAIDWGVYGVPETYVIDRDGRIAFKQIGALTPRDLREKILPLIARLQQ
- a CDS encoding DUF411 domain-containing protein codes for the protein MRTLIVAALLAGLLAPLQALAQATPAAAPASSKDVTLYKNPQCTCCEDYATYLRQNGFKVKVVYTQDLSLISKERGVPTSLEGCHLSMIDGYVVEGHVTVDLIHRLLRERPKITGISLPGMPMGTPGMDGPKSGPLTVYQIAPGAPAFGTQ
- a CDS encoding multicopper oxidase family protein; translation: MTTTPALCRRDFIIAAGSVALAAAVPHPAIAAADPIGLRLIAKPGRVPIVGSPHPETAVWGYGGTVPGPEIRLSQGERLRAVVENRLKEGTTVHWHGIRVPNAMDGVPRLTQDTIQPGASFTYEFDLPDAGTYWYHTHDNSPEQIGRGLYGPLIVEEPEPPKVDRDVVWVLGDFRLLRDASIAGGFENRMEMAMAGRIGNTVTVNGKVAKDFTVRAGERIRLRLINAAAARVFALEFRGHRPFVIAYDGQPVEPHEPEDEQVVLGPAMRTDLILDLTGKPRDRLPIIDPFYDNLTYRLVTIAYSDETPLPRRTAEDIARLPPNTMPEPDLAAAERHEIVLEGGMMGGGSQGGMMGGGMMGMMRGSAMWSINGVAAMAHDLMPSIKLRRGATALLAIRNETAWYHPVHLHGHSFRVVTRNGKPTRYREWRDTVLVPPREQAEIAFVADNPGDWMIHCHIPDHQEGGMMTVIRVA